A part of Bacillus paramycoides genomic DNA contains:
- a CDS encoding recombinase family protein, translating into MNIRKFGYIRISTKDQNEARQIESIKKFVTDERDIFIDKQSGRDFNRYQYQLLKRMLREGDILYIHSLDRFGRNKEGILQQWKDITQNIKAHIVVLDMPLLDTTKYKDSLGTLITDLVLQILSWLAEEERTRIKVRQREGIDIAKKKGTHMGRPRVQITEEFIAAYKDWKNGEITAVEAMRRSNIQSSSTFYRIVKRYENGER; encoded by the coding sequence ATGAATATTAGAAAATTTGGTTATATAAGAATTAGTACAAAGGATCAAAACGAAGCGCGTCAAATTGAATCGATTAAAAAATTCGTAACAGATGAACGTGACATTTTTATAGACAAACAAAGCGGTAGGGATTTTAACCGCTATCAATATCAACTTCTAAAAAGAATGTTAAGAGAGGGTGATATTCTGTATATACATTCTTTAGATCGTTTTGGAAGAAATAAAGAAGGCATTCTTCAGCAGTGGAAAGATATTACACAAAACATTAAAGCACATATTGTCGTATTAGATATGCCATTACTTGATACAACTAAATATAAAGATAGTTTAGGTACCCTCATTACCGATCTAGTATTACAAATTCTTTCTTGGCTTGCAGAAGAAGAAAGAACCAGAATTAAAGTCCGTCAACGTGAAGGCATTGATATCGCTAAGAAGAAAGGAACTCATATGGGAAGGCCAAGGGTACAAATCACAGAAGAATTTATTGCAGCCTATAAAGATTGGAAAAATGGGGAGATTACAGCGGTTGAAGCCATGAGAAGAAGCAATATACAAAGCAGTTCCACGTTTTATAGAATTGTGAAACGTTATGAAAACGGAGAGCGTTAA